A window of Pseudomonas monteilii contains these coding sequences:
- a CDS encoding 30S ribosomal protein S20, with protein sequence MANSPSAKKRAKQAEKRRSHNASLRSMVRTYIKNVVKAIDAKDADKAQAAYTLAVPVIDRMADKGIIHKNKAARHKGRLNAHIKALKTAA encoded by the coding sequence GTGGCCAACTCACCTTCCGCCAAGAAACGTGCAAAACAGGCTGAGAAGCGTCGCAGCCACAACGCCAGCCTGCGTTCCATGGTCCGTACCTACATCAAGAATGTAGTCAAGGCCATCGACGCCAAAGACGCTGACAAAGCGCAAGCCGCCTACACCCTGGCTGTGCCTGTAATCGACCGTATGGCCGACAAAGGCATCATCCACAAGAACAAGGCTGCTCGCCACAAAGGCCGTCTGAACGCGCACATCAAGGCGCTGAAGACCGCAGCCTAA